From Cricetulus griseus strain 17A/GY chromosome 1 unlocalized genomic scaffold, alternate assembly CriGri-PICRH-1.0 chr1_0, whole genome shotgun sequence, a single genomic window includes:
- the Opn1sw gene encoding short-wave-sensitive opsin 1 produces the protein MSGEDEFYLFKNISSVGPWDGPQYHIAPVWAFHLQAAFMGFVFLAGTPLNATVLVVTLRYKKLRQPLNYILVNVSLGGFLFCSFSVFTVFIASCHGYFLFGRHVCALEAFLGSVAGLVTGWSLAFLAFERYIVICKPFGNIRFSSKHALMVVLVTWTIGIGVSIPPFFGWSRFIPEGLQCSCGPDWYTVGTKYRSEYYTWFLFLFCFIVPLSLICFSYSQLLRTLRAVAAQQQESATTQKAEREVSHMVVVMVGSFCLCYVPYAALAMYMVNNRNHGLDLRLVTIPAFFSKSSCVYNPIIYCFMNKQFRACIMEMVCRKPVTDESDMSGSQKTEASTVSSSKVGPH, from the exons ATGTCTGGGGAGGATGAGTTCTATCTGTTTAAGAATATCTCCTCGGTGGGGCCCTGGGATGGGCCTCAGTACCACATTGCTCCCGTCTGGGCCTTCCACCTCCAGGCAGCCTTCATGGGGTTTGTCTTCCTTGCAGGGACCCCACTCAACGCCACGGTGCTGGTGGTCACACTGCGTTACAAAAAGTTGCGGCAGCCCCTCAACTACATTCTGGTCAACGTATCCCTCGGGGGCTTCCTCTTCTGCAGCTTCTCCGTCTTCACTGTCTTCATCGCCAGCTGTCACGGATACTTCCTCTTTGGCCGCCATGTTTGTGCTCTGGAGGCCTTCTTGGGCTCTGTAGCAG GTCTAGTGACTGGATGGTCGTTGGCTTTCCTGGCTTTTGAGCGCTACATTGTCATCTGTAAGCCCTTTGGCAACATCCGCTTCAGCTCCAAGCATGCACTGATGGTAGTCCTGGTCACTTGGACCATTGGTATTGGTGTGTCCATCCCACCCTTCTTTGGCTGGAGCAG GTTCATCCCTGAGGGCCTGCAGTGCTCCTGTGGCCCGGACTGGTACACGGTGGGCACCAAGTATCGAAGCGAGTACTACACGTGGTTCCTCTTCCTGTTCTGTTTCATCGTGCCCCTTTCCCTCATCTGCTTCTCCTACTCGCAGCTGCTGAGGACTCTCAGAGCT GTGGCAGCTCAGCAGCAAGAGTCAGCTACGACCCAGAAGGCAGAGCGGGAGGTGAGCcacatggtggtggtgatggtgggatctttctgtctctgttatgTGCCCTATGCTGCCCTGGCCATGTACATGGTCAACAATCGCAACCACGGGCTGGACTTGCGGCTAGTCACCATCCCTGCCTTCTTCTCCAAGAGCTCGTGTGTCTACAATCCCATCATCTACTGCTTCATGAATAAGCAG TTCCGGGCCTGCATCATGGAGATGGTGTGCAGGAAGCCCGTGACAGATGAATCCGACATGTCTGGCTCTCAGAAAACAGAAGCTTCTACTGTCTCTTCTAGCAAAGTTGGCCCTCACTAA